The following proteins are encoded in a genomic region of Vicia villosa cultivar HV-30 ecotype Madison, WI unplaced genomic scaffold, Vvil1.0 ctg.001197F_1_1, whole genome shotgun sequence:
- the LOC131633978 gene encoding uncharacterized protein LOC131633978: protein MGIGGVLMQNGQVIAYAYRQLKVHERNYPTHDLEFSYVVFALKIWRHYLFGSKFEVLSDYKTNIMVDALSTKSLNMSMLMVHKLELIEKFRDMSLVCEATPDSNGGEFRVDKNGVMRFRDRVCVPDISELKKSSLEEGHKSGLSIHPGSIKMYQDLKKLFWWLGTKNENGSRIVFPWIFVSGLPKTSKGNDSILVIVGRLSILDHFLPMKIKYPMQMLAELYINEVVKLRGMSLNIVSDRNPRFMSDLSSSYHPQTNGQMERTIQSLKDLLRDTVLDQGGA from the exons atgaaaggaattatcctacgcatgacTTAGAATTTTCATACGTAGTGTTTGcgttgaagatttggagacattatctttttgGCTCTAAATTTGAAGTGCTTAGTGAttacaaga CGAATATAATGGTTGATGCATTGAGCACAAAGTCTTTGAATATGTCGATGCTCATGGTGCATAAGTTGGAATTGATTGAAAAATTTAGAGatatgagtttagtatgtgaagcaACTCCTGATA GTAATGGAGGTGAGTTTCGAGTTGATAAGAATGGTGTGATGAGATTCAGAGATAGAGTGTGTGTTCCAGATATCTCAGAACTTAAGAAGAGTAGTCTCGAGGAAGGACATAAAAGTGGTTTAAGTATTCATCCAGGTTCTataaagatgtatcaagacttgaagaagCTTTTTTGGTGGCTTGGTACGAAAAATGAA AATGGAAGTAggatagtatttccatggatttttgtgtcgggtttgccaaAGACTTCTAAGGGGAATGATTCTATTTTGGTGATAGTGGGTAGATTAAGTATTTTGGATCATTTCTTACCGATGAAGATTAAATATCCTATGCAGATGTTGGCTGAGTTGTATATCAATGAGGTGGTGAAACTACGTGGAATGTCATTGAATATTGTGTCAGATAGAAATCCGAGGTTTATGTCGGATTTGAGTTCTTCTTATCATCCGCAAACAAATGGTCAGATGGAGAGAACTATCCAATCTTTGAAAGATTTGTTGAGGGATACTGTGTTAGACCAAGGGGGAGCTTAG